One stretch of Acropora muricata isolate sample 2 chromosome 12, ASM3666990v1, whole genome shotgun sequence DNA includes these proteins:
- the LOC136893683 gene encoding NACHT, LRR and PYD domains-containing protein 9-like → MVDFTAIKELLIPKTLNKLTYVMVVFWFVVGTTLCVVFSEMDISKSNDDIHCVAGNNPNIAFIRGKCSDQYRIQNHKLGFPPYLFVIVNVLLILLVPVFYSQTVKSTVDELERNPQDEEAQVQPRNRKRTLFIAYLCQLIISLVLEITFIALLETHLFYPKNFPSDFSCSIETPSFNRTQSTNIFNCSNQGAGYKNVWMKVVTAANVIFAISAFLEILCILSRRRHGKEFMENWRFHADHLKSNYGERHPGTPEPTPSTPEPSKDPEHALAETVLQSAIQTLRENYLRDTEKPTDLKQPFGRPNPGEGCCLDLKMDEIYVNVAIHEDRAHHYFAKDRQEQLKQYPPNAKDCKFVKAEDILDKRHKNVLVVGRPGIGKTSLTTKMGRLWASGEAFNEDENYKVVFLVKFRRFNDGAKLSLRELLAGAETVQRLDDSVWEFVQNEPTKVLFIFDGLDEYSRKEEMNTQEDYKNNVEEKMPISVLYKKLAMGKLLRGASILATTRPTAVKYVKDVNFQRTVEILGFTSENVQDYVKNFTRGNPEAMEKMWEHIKSNINLFSFCYVPMNCFLICHCLLQIILSESSQALPTKMTEIYKITVKMLLFNHNREAFSPEKLEELKSTHMYEPFEKFPEEVQKILNSLGEIAFKGIEEGRLLFESSEVSGLEDCGLLHKLPDLKPKALGNPPKSQFCFTHLTVQEFFAAKHLVDRTKTNQEIEEFVWKYINNGTWQVVLQFAAGLLKSSLSTDLFIKLLPDSTEKRKNRESSEPKTLTSWPATKEDKDLAVQVCKCLYEINDENQQPVLQNKIEKIKFNAVNFSECSLAPIDVAAVLHFLENAEEVLYINLYRNRLEHFGVNEVQNFIVNRDSKLKWLNLGDNCMPENAVKDFAEALKHSNFKLKELQLNRNGLTDNAAKDFAAALQHSNCKLESLDLSYNEFTDNAAKEFAEALKHSNCKLKSLYLRSNFTDNAAKYLTAALEHSDCKLKSLTHNYTLTDNAAKYYAAALMHSNCKLESLNLSFNKFTDNAAKDFAAALKHGNCKLESLFLRENNLTDNAAKDLAEVLKHSNCKLESLSLGYNNFTDNAAKDFAAALAHSNCKLKSLYLSENDFTDNAAKDFAAALAHSNCKLESLYLSGNKFTDTGAKDFAAALAHSNCKLESLYLSGNKFTDNAAKDFAAALAHSNCKLESLYLSRNKFTDNAAKDFTAALAHSNCKLEWLDLSGNKFTDNAAKDFATALKHSNCKLKSLSLRDNNFTENTF, encoded by the coding sequence ATGGTCGACTTCACGGCAATCAAGGAACTGCTAATTCCCAAAACTTTGAACAAGTTGACATATGTAATGgttgttttttggtttgtagTAGGTACCACACTGTGTGTAGTATTCTCAGAGATGGACATCAGTAAATCCAATGACGATATTCATTGTGTGGCAGGGAACAACCCGAACATCGCTTTCATTCGTGGAAAATGCTCTGATCAGTACCGGATACAAAATCACAAGCTCGGTTTTCCTCCTTACCTCTTTGTCATTGTAAATGTGCTCCTTATTCTACTTGTGCCCGTCTTCTACTCTCAAACTGTCAAGTCAACAGTCGATGAACTCGAACGTAACCCTCAAGATGAAGAAGCCCAAGTACAACCCAGGAATCGAAAACGAACTCTTTTCATCGCATACCTTTGTCAACTCATTATTAGCCTTGTTTTGGAGATAACTTTCATCGCCTTGTTAGAAACGCATCTATTTTATCCCAAGAACTTTCCCTCAGACTTTTCTTGTTCTATCGAAACTCCTTCGTTCAACCGAACACAGTCTACCAATATATTTAACTGTTCCAATCAAGGAGCGGGTTATAAAAATGTCTGGATGAAAGTTGTGACAGCGGCGAATGTAATCTTCGCAATTTCTGCTTTTCTGGAGATTCTTTGTATCTTGTCGCGACGGAGACATGGAAAAGAATTCATGGAAAACTGGCGGTTTCATGCTGATCATTTGAAATCTAACTATGGCGAACGGCACCCAGGAACACCAGAACCGACTCCATCAACTCCAGAGCCTTCCAAAGACCCAGAGCACGCTCTAGCGGAAACGGTTTTACAAAGTGCCATACAGACACTCAGAGAGAATTACTTGCGGGACACAGAGAAGCCCACCGATCTTAAACAACCTTTTGGACGACCAAATCCCGGCGAAGGATGCTGTCTTGATCTCAAAATGGACGAGATCTATGTCAATGTAGCAATCCATGAAGACAGAGCTCACCATTATTTTGCGAAAGATAGGCAGGAACAACTCAAACAATACCCACCAAATGCCAAGGACTGCAAATTCGTAAAAGCAGAGGATATTCTTGACAAACGTCACAagaatgttctcgttgttggccgTCCAGGGATAGGAAAGACCTCATTAACCACCAAGATGGGTCGACTTTGGGCATCTGGTGAAGCCtttaatgaagatgaaaattaCAAGGTTGTCTTCCTCGTGAAGTTTAGGCGTTTCAATGACGGCGCAAAGCTGAGCCTTCGCGAACTGTTGGCTGGCGCAGAAACAGTCCAACGTTTGGATGATTCTGTTTGGGAATTTGTCCAAAACGAACCTACCAAAGTTCTTTTTATCTTTGATGGACtggatgaatattcaagaaaagaggaaatGAACACTCAAGAAGATTACAAGAACAatgtggaagaaaagatgccCATTTCCGTTTTGTATAAGAAACTGGCGATGGGAAAACTGCTTCGTGGTGCGAGCATACTCGCGACAACACGACCAACTGCTGTGAAATATGTTAAAGATGTCAACTTTCAAAGAACAGTCGAAATTCTCGGATTTACGTCCGAGAATGTCCAAGACTATGTTAAGAATTTTACTCGAGGTAACCCCGAAGCAATGGAGAAAATGTGGgaacacatcaagtccaacattaacctgttttcattttgctacgTCCCGATgaactgttttctcatttgccactgcttgctTCAAATCATCCTTTCTGAGTCTTCCCAAGCACTGCCAACAAAGATGACGGAGATTTATAAAATTACAGTAAAGATGTTATTGTTCAATCACAACAGAGAAGCTTTCTCTCCAGAAAAACTCGAAGAGCTCAAGTCAACGCACATGTATGAACCATTTGAAAAGTTCCCTGAAGAAGTTCAAAAAATCTTGAACAGTCTTGGAGaaatcgcttttaaagggattgaagaaggaagactgctctttgaatcaagcgaagtcagtgggttggaagattgcggactgcttcacaaaTTGCCAGACCTAAAACCGAAAGCATTGGGTAATCCGCCaaagtcccaattctgttttactcacctgacggtgcaagaattctttgccgcaaagcATCTGGTGGACCGCACCAAGACAAATCAGGAAATAGAAGAATTTGTTTGGAAGTATATCAATAACGGCACATGGCAAGTGGTACTGCAGTTCGCAGCCGGACTGCTGAAGAGCTCACTAAGTACCGACCTTTTCATCAAGCTGTTGCCGGACTCGACTGAGAAGAGAAAAAACCGTGAGTCTTCAGAACCAAAAACACTGACCTCTTGGCCAGCgacaaaagaagacaaagatCTAGCTGTGCAAGTATGTAAGTGTCTCTACGAGATTAACGACGAAAACCAGCAGCcagtattacaaaacaaaatagagaaaattaaattcaacgcGGTTAATTTTAGTGAATGTTCACTCGCACCGattgatgttgctgctgttttacatttcttagaaaatgcTGAAGAAGTTTTGTACATTAATTTGTACCGAAATCGTTTGGAACACTTCGGTGTGAACGAAGTACAAAACTTTATTGTTAACAGGGATAGCAAACTAAAATGGTTAAACCTCGGTGATAACTGCATGCCCGAAAACGCAGTGAAGGATTTCGCtgaagcacttaagcacagtaattttAAACTAAAAGAATTACAACTCAATCGTAACGGCTtgaccgacaacgcagcgaaggatttcgctgcagcacttcagcacagtaattgtaaactagaatcgttagacctcagttataacgagttcaccgacaacgcagcgaaggagtTCGCtgaagcacttaagcacagtaattgtaaactaaaatcgttataCCTCCGTAgtaacttcaccgacaacgcagcgaagtaTTTgactgcagcacttgagcacagtgattgtaaactaaaatcgttaacCCATAATTATACcctcaccgacaacgcagcgaagtaTTACGCTGCAGCACTtatgcacagtaattgtaaactagaatcgttaaacCTCAGTTttaacaagttcaccgacaacgcagcgaaggatttcgctgcagcacttaagcacggTAATTGTAAACTGGAATCATTATTCCTCAGAGAGAACAACTtgaccgacaacgcagcgaaggatttggCTGAAgtacttaagcacagtaattgtaaactagaatcgttaagTCTCGGTtataacaacttcaccgacaacgcagcgaaggatttcgctgcagcacttgcgcacagtaattgtaaactaaaatcgttataCCTCAGTGAGAAcgacttcaccgacaacgcagcgaaggatttcgctgcagcacttgcgcacagtaattgtaaactagaatcgttatacctcagtggtaacaagttcaccgacaccggagcgaaggatttcgctgcagcacttgcgcacagtaattgtaaactagaatcgttatacctcagtggtaacaagttcaccgacaacgcagcgaaggatttcgctgcagcacttgcgcacagtaattgtaaactagaatcgttatacctcagtcgtaacaagttcaccgacaacgcagcgaaggatttcacTGCAGCACTTgcgcacagtaattgtaaactagaatggTTAGACCTCAGTggtaacaagttcaccgacaacgcagcgaaggatttcgctacagcacttaagcacagtaattgtaaactaaaatcgttaagCCTCAGGGATAACAACTTCACAGAAAACACTTTTTAA